In Nocardioides dokdonensis FR1436, the following are encoded in one genomic region:
- a CDS encoding PhzF family phenazine biosynthesis protein, giving the protein MSQVDVFSTEPLLGNPVAVVHDADDLTDEQMAAFARWTNLSETTFLLRPTVEGADYRLRIFTPGEELPFAGHPTLGSAHAWLEAGGRPQADDVVQECGAGLVTVRRSGERLAFRAPPLVRAGPVGEVDLGRVRRALGLGVEDVLASAWVDNGPGWVAVLLRDADAVLALAPDWSAFDDLEIGAVGAHPAGGEAALEVRAFCPGIGVAEDPVTGSLNAGIAQWLLGERVLGDALAASYVAAQGTALGRRGRVHVERVGHGAEAEVWVGGATRTTIAGELDLRG; this is encoded by the coding sequence ACCCGGTCGCGGTCGTCCACGACGCCGACGACCTCACCGACGAGCAGATGGCGGCGTTCGCGCGCTGGACCAACCTGTCGGAGACGACGTTCCTCCTGCGGCCCACCGTGGAGGGCGCCGACTACCGGCTGAGGATCTTCACCCCCGGCGAGGAACTGCCGTTCGCGGGGCACCCCACGCTCGGGTCGGCGCACGCCTGGCTCGAGGCCGGCGGGCGGCCGCAGGCTGACGACGTCGTGCAGGAGTGCGGAGCCGGTCTGGTCACGGTGCGCCGCTCCGGCGAGCGCCTGGCCTTCCGGGCGCCGCCGCTGGTGCGCGCCGGCCCGGTCGGGGAGGTTGACCTCGGGCGGGTGCGCCGTGCCCTGGGACTGGGCGTCGAGGACGTGCTGGCCTCCGCCTGGGTCGACAACGGCCCCGGGTGGGTCGCGGTGCTGCTCCGCGACGCCGACGCGGTGCTCGCCCTGGCCCCGGACTGGTCGGCGTTCGACGACCTCGAGATCGGTGCCGTCGGCGCCCACCCGGCGGGCGGCGAGGCGGCCCTGGAGGTGCGGGCGTTCTGCCCCGGCATCGGGGTCGCCGAGGACCCGGTCACCGGCAGCCTGAACGCCGGGATCGCCCAGTGGCTGCTCGGCGAGCGCGTGCTCGGCGACGCGCTGGCAGCGTCGTACGTCGCCGCGCAGGGCACCGCGCTCGGCCGGCGCGGGCGCGTGCACGTGGAGCGCGTGGGCCACGGCGCCGAGGCCGAGGTCTGGGTCGGTGGCGCGACCCGCACCACCATCGCCGGCGAGCTCGACCTGCGGGGCTAG